From Apium graveolens cultivar Ventura chromosome 9, ASM990537v1, whole genome shotgun sequence, the proteins below share one genomic window:
- the LOC141686474 gene encoding uncharacterized protein LOC141686474, whose translation MANMVQPNIPRLMATNYGNWSIQMKVLLGSYDNWEIVESGYGEPVNEAALTNAEKMILKETRKKDKKALYTIIQSIDDSTFEKNSEAKRQKKHERFYKNHSKELKRLKRRRFPRRYNFVAGKEDKDVGSAMFLTYKGDEEGKKNIWYLDSGASNHMSGHKDLFTEIDETVTREVTFSDSSKIPVKGKGTITIMTKNGDKSLGHLVEKGYNIQMQDNSYTIRNQVRELIANVEMSKNRLFTLDMQTKVHKCLKSVIKNDSWLWHLRFGHVGFSGLKLLSKTKMVDDLPEINEPENLCEACVKGNPTWDTNQRG comes from the exons ATGGCGAATATGGTGCAACCCAACATTCCAAGATTGATGGCCACAAATTACGGGAACTGGAGTATTCAAATGAAGGTGTTACTCGGTTCATACGATAATTGGGAAATTGTTGAAAGTGGTTATGGCGAGCCCGTAAATGAAGCGGCCCTTACAAatgcagagaagatgattttgaaagagacccggaaaaaagataaaaaggcgTTATATACAATTATTCAAAGTATTGACGACTCAACCTTTGAAAAAAATTCTGAAGCAAAAAGGCAAAAGAAGCATGAGAGATTTTACAAAAATCATTCCAAGGAGTTGAAAAGGTTAAAAAG acgtagatttcccagacgttacaatTTTGTAGCAGGAAAAGAAGACAAAGATGTTGGTTCTGCTATGTTCCTTACTTACAAAGGAGACGAGGAAGGGAAGAAGAATATTTGGTATCTTGATTCTGGTGCGAGCAATCACATGTCCGGCCACAAAGATTTATTTACGGAGATAGACGAGACTGTCACAAGAGAAGTCACTTTCAGTGATTCTTCAAAAATTCCAGTCAAAGGAAAAGGTACAATTACGATTATGACAAAGAATGGTGATAAAAG TCTTGGCCACCTTGTGGAGAAAGGATATAATATTCAGATGCAGGATAATTCTTATACCATTAGAAATCAGGTTCGAGAATTGATCGCGAatgtggagatgtcaaagaatcgCCTATTCACACTTGATATGCAGACAAAGGTGCATAAGTGTTTGAAGtcggtcattaaaaatgactcaTGGTTATGGCATTTAAGATTCGGTCATGTTGGATTTTCTGGTTTGAAATTATTGTCTAAGACAAAGATGGTGGACGACTTGCCAGAAATCAATGAACCAGAAAATTTATGTGAAGCATGTGTCAAGGGGAACCCCACCTGGGACACAAATCAAAGAGGCTAA